The Streptomyces europaeiscabiei genome window below encodes:
- the metH gene encoding methionine synthase, giving the protein MASLPNPSPSSAAAGRARSDALREALATRVVVADGAMGTMLQAQDPTMEDFEQLEGCNEVLNATRPDIVRAVHAAYFDAGVDCVETNTFGANLTALGEYDIPERTAELSEAGARIARETADEFAARDGRQRWVLGSIGPGTKLPTLGHTTFTAIRDAYQQNAEGLLAGGADALLVETTQDLLQTKASVIAARRAMETAGYDVPLIVSVTVETTGTMLLGSEIGAALTALEPLGIDMIGLNCATGPAEMSEHLRYLARHSRIQLSCMPNAGLPVLTKDGAHYPLTAPELADAQENFVRDYGLSLVGGCCGTTPEHLRQVVERVRDLTPGARDPRPEPGAASLYQTVPFRQDTAYMAIGERTNANGSKKFREAMLEARWDDCVEMARDQIREGAHMLDLCVDYVGRDGVADMAELAGRFATASTLPIVLDSTEVPVIRAGLEKLGGRAVINSVNYEDGDGPESRFAKVTALAQEHGAALIALTIDEEGQARTPETKVAIAERLIDDLTGNWGIHESDILIDTLTFTICTGQEESRKDGIATIEAIRELKRRHPEVQTTLGLSNISFGLNPAARILLNSVFLDECVKAGLDSAIVHASKILPIARFSEEEVQTALDLIHDRRAEGYDPLQKLMALFEGATAKSLKAGKAEELAALPLEERLKRRIIDGEKNGLEADLDEALRTRPALDIVNDTLLDGMKVVGELFGSGQMQLPFVLQSAEVMKSAVAHLEPHMEKSDAEGKGTIVLATVRGDVHDIGKNLVDIILSNNGYNVVNLGIKQPVSAILDAAKEHRADVIGMSGLLVKSTVIMKENLEELNQRGLAADYPVILGGAALTRAYVEQDLYEIYGGEVRYARDAFEGLRLMDALIGVKRGVPGATLPELRQRRVRATATATAVEERPEEGHVRSDVATDNPVPTPPFRGTRVIKGIQLKEYATWLDEGALFKGQWGLKQARTGDGPTYEELVETEGRPRLRGLLDKLQTDNLLEAAVVYGYFPCVSKDDDLIILDDDGNERTRFSFPRQRRGRRLCLADFFRPEESGETDVVGLQVVTVGSRIGEETAKLFESNSYRDYLELHGLSVQLAEALAEYWHARVRSELGFAGEDPTVIEDMFDLKYRGARFSLGYGACPDLEDRAKIAELLEPERIGVQLSEEFQLHPEQSTDAIVIHHPEAKYFNAR; this is encoded by the coding sequence ATGGCCTCGTTGCCGAACCCGTCCCCTTCGTCCGCCGCCGCCGGGCGGGCCCGATCCGACGCCCTGCGCGAGGCCCTCGCCACCCGTGTGGTGGTCGCCGACGGCGCGATGGGCACGATGCTTCAGGCCCAGGACCCCACGATGGAGGACTTCGAGCAGCTGGAGGGCTGCAACGAGGTCCTGAACGCCACCCGCCCCGACATCGTCCGCGCGGTGCACGCCGCGTACTTCGACGCGGGCGTCGACTGCGTGGAGACCAACACCTTCGGCGCGAACCTCACCGCATTGGGCGAGTACGACATTCCCGAGCGCACCGCCGAGCTGTCCGAGGCCGGTGCCCGTATCGCCCGCGAGACGGCGGACGAGTTCGCCGCGCGCGACGGCCGTCAGCGCTGGGTGCTGGGCTCGATCGGTCCTGGCACCAAGCTGCCGACCCTCGGCCACACCACCTTCACCGCCATCCGGGACGCGTACCAGCAGAACGCCGAAGGTCTGCTGGCCGGCGGCGCCGACGCGCTGCTGGTGGAGACGACCCAGGACCTGCTGCAGACGAAGGCCTCCGTCATCGCCGCCCGCCGTGCGATGGAGACGGCCGGATACGACGTTCCCCTGATCGTCTCGGTGACGGTCGAGACGACGGGCACCATGCTGCTCGGCTCCGAGATCGGTGCCGCCCTGACGGCGCTGGAGCCGCTGGGCATCGACATGATCGGCCTGAACTGCGCGACCGGCCCCGCCGAGATGAGCGAGCACCTGCGCTACCTGGCCCGCCACTCCCGCATCCAGCTGTCCTGCATGCCCAACGCCGGCCTGCCGGTCCTGACCAAGGACGGCGCCCACTACCCGCTCACGGCCCCCGAGCTCGCCGACGCCCAGGAGAACTTCGTCCGCGACTACGGCCTGTCCCTCGTCGGCGGCTGCTGCGGTACGACGCCCGAGCATCTGCGGCAGGTCGTCGAGCGCGTCCGGGACCTCACGCCCGGCGCACGCGACCCGCGCCCCGAGCCGGGCGCCGCCTCCCTCTACCAGACCGTCCCGTTCCGCCAGGACACCGCGTACATGGCGATCGGCGAGCGGACGAACGCCAACGGGTCGAAGAAGTTCCGTGAGGCCATGCTGGAGGCCCGCTGGGACGACTGTGTGGAGATGGCCCGCGACCAGATCCGCGAGGGCGCCCACATGCTCGACCTGTGTGTCGACTACGTGGGCCGCGACGGCGTCGCCGACATGGCCGAACTCGCCGGTCGCTTCGCCACCGCCTCCACCCTCCCGATCGTGCTGGACTCCACCGAAGTGCCCGTCATCCGGGCCGGGTTGGAGAAGCTCGGCGGCCGTGCGGTCATCAACTCCGTCAACTACGAGGACGGCGACGGGCCCGAGTCCCGCTTCGCCAAGGTCACCGCGCTCGCCCAGGAGCACGGCGCCGCGCTGATCGCGCTGACCATCGACGAGGAGGGGCAGGCCCGCACGCCGGAGACGAAGGTCGCGATCGCCGAACGCCTCATCGACGACCTCACCGGCAACTGGGGCATCCACGAGTCGGACATCCTCATCGACACCCTGACCTTCACCATCTGCACCGGCCAGGAGGAGTCCCGCAAGGACGGCATCGCCACCATCGAGGCGATCCGTGAACTCAAGCGCCGCCACCCCGAGGTGCAGACGACGCTGGGTCTGTCGAACATCTCCTTCGGCCTCAATCCGGCCGCCCGCATCCTCCTCAACTCCGTCTTTCTCGACGAGTGCGTGAAGGCGGGCCTGGACTCGGCGATCGTGCACGCCTCGAAGATCCTGCCGATCGCCCGCTTCAGCGAGGAGGAGGTGCAGACCGCTCTCGACCTCATCCACGACCGCCGCGCCGAGGGCTACGACCCCCTCCAGAAGCTCATGGCGCTCTTCGAGGGCGCCACCGCCAAGTCGCTGAAGGCCGGCAAGGCCGAGGAACTGGCCGCCCTCCCGCTGGAGGAACGCCTCAAGCGCCGCATCATCGACGGCGAGAAGAACGGCCTGGAAGCGGACCTCGACGAGGCCCTGCGGACCCGTCCCGCCCTCGACATCGTCAACGACACCCTCCTGGACGGCATGAAGGTCGTCGGCGAGCTGTTCGGCTCCGGACAGATGCAGCTGCCGTTCGTGCTCCAGTCCGCCGAGGTCATGAAGTCCGCCGTCGCCCACCTCGAACCGCACATGGAGAAGTCCGACGCTGAGGGCAAGGGCACCATCGTCCTGGCGACCGTGCGCGGCGACGTCCACGACATCGGCAAGAACCTCGTCGACATCATCCTGTCCAACAACGGCTACAACGTCGTCAACCTCGGCATCAAGCAGCCGGTCTCCGCGATCCTCGACGCGGCCAAGGAGCACCGGGCCGACGTCATCGGCATGTCCGGCCTCCTGGTCAAGTCCACAGTGATCATGAAGGAGAACCTGGAGGAGCTGAACCAGCGCGGCCTGGCCGCCGACTACCCGGTCATCCTCGGCGGCGCCGCCCTCACCCGCGCCTACGTCGAGCAGGACCTGTACGAGATCTACGGCGGCGAGGTCCGCTACGCCCGCGACGCCTTCGAGGGCCTGCGCCTGATGGACGCCCTCATCGGCGTCAAGCGCGGCGTGCCGGGGGCGACCCTGCCCGAGCTGAGGCAGCGCCGCGTACGGGCGACGGCCACCGCCACGGCGGTCGAGGAGCGCCCCGAGGAGGGCCACGTCCGCTCCGACGTCGCCACCGACAACCCCGTCCCCACGCCCCCGTTCCGGGGCACCCGCGTCATCAAGGGCATCCAGCTCAAGGAGTACGCGACCTGGCTGGACGAGGGCGCCCTCTTCAAGGGGCAGTGGGGGCTGAAGCAGGCCCGCACCGGCGACGGGCCGACCTACGAGGAACTCGTCGAGACCGAGGGCCGGCCCCGGCTGCGTGGCCTGCTGGACAAGCTGCAGACCGACAACCTCCTCGAAGCGGCCGTCGTCTACGGCTACTTCCCCTGCGTCTCCAAGGACGACGACCTGATCATCCTGGACGACGACGGCAACGAAAGGACCCGGTTCTCCTTCCCGCGGCAGCGACGGGGCCGCCGGCTGTGCCTGGCCGACTTCTTCCGCCCGGAGGAGTCCGGCGAGACCGACGTGGTCGGCCTTCAGGTCGTCACCGTCGGCTCCCGCATCGGCGAGGAGACCGCCAAGCTCTTCGAGTCCAACTCCTACCGCGACTACCTCGAACTCCACGGCCTGTCCGTACAGCTGGCCGAGGCCCTCGCCGAGTACTGGCACGCCCGCGTGCGCTCGGAGCTGGGATTCGCAGGGGAGGACCCGACCGTGATCGAAGACATGTTCGACCTCAAGTACCGGGGTGCCCGATTCTCCCTCGGCTACGGTGCCTGTCCCGACCTGGAGGACCGCGCCAAGATCGCGGAACTGCTGGAGCCCGAGCGGATCGGCGTACAGCTCTCGGAGGAGTTCCAGCTCCACCCCGAGCAGTCCACCGACGCGATCGTGATCCATCACCCCGAGGCGAAGTACTTCAACGCGCGATAG
- a CDS encoding IclR family transcriptional regulator yields the protein MARNIQSLERAAAMLRLLGGGERRLGLSDIASSLGLAKGTAHGILRTLQQEGFVEQDDASGRYQLGAELLRLGTTYLDVHELRARALVWTDDLARSSGESVHLGVLHQQGVLIVHHVFRPDDSRQVLEIGAMQPLHSTALGKVLSAYDPVAHSEVLEGERKAFTDRTVHTLDDFEGVLDITRARGYAADVEETWEGVASIAAPIHDRRRMPVGAVGITGAVERLCREGELRPELIAAVRDCARAVSRDLGAGRF from the coding sequence ATGGCACGGAACATCCAGTCGCTCGAACGGGCGGCCGCGATGCTGCGGCTGCTCGGGGGCGGCGAGCGGCGGCTCGGCCTGTCGGACATCGCCTCGTCGCTGGGCCTCGCCAAGGGCACCGCCCACGGGATACTGCGCACGCTCCAGCAGGAGGGGTTCGTCGAACAGGACGACGCCTCCGGGCGCTATCAGCTGGGGGCCGAGCTGCTGCGGCTCGGGACCACCTATCTGGACGTCCACGAACTGCGGGCGCGCGCCCTGGTCTGGACGGACGACCTGGCCCGTTCCAGCGGCGAGAGCGTCCATCTGGGCGTGCTGCACCAGCAGGGCGTACTGATCGTGCACCACGTCTTCCGGCCCGACGACAGCCGTCAGGTCCTGGAGATAGGGGCCATGCAGCCTCTGCACTCCACGGCCCTGGGCAAGGTCCTCTCGGCGTACGACCCGGTGGCGCACAGCGAGGTCCTGGAGGGCGAGCGCAAGGCGTTCACCGACCGGACCGTCCACACCCTGGACGACTTCGAGGGCGTCCTGGACATCACCCGCGCGCGCGGGTACGCGGCCGACGTCGAGGAGACCTGGGAGGGGGTGGCGTCCATCGCCGCCCCCATCCACGACCGGCGGCGCATGCCCGTCGGCGCGGTCGGCATCACCGGCGCCGTGGAGCGGCTGTGCCGCGAGGGCGAGCTGCGCCCCGAGCTGATCGCGGCCGTACGGGACTGCGCCCGCGCGGTGTCGCGGGACCTGGGCGCCGGGCGGTTCTGA
- a CDS encoding MIP/aquaporin family protein: protein MSSSDIFIGETIGTAILILLGGGVCAAVTLKASKARNAGWLAITFGWGFAVLTAVYTSAPLSGAHLNPAVTLALALKKNGIAWSDVPVYWGGQLLGAMIGAALVWVAYYGQFHAHLTDKDIVGDPAAKGAKSKSVEAREAGAGPVLGIFSTGPEVRVAWQNVATEVIGTIVLVLAVLTQGLNNDNKGLGTLGALITALVVVAIGLSLGGPTGYAINPARDLGPRIVHALLPLPNKGGSDWSYAWVPVVGPLIGAAIAAGIYNVAFA, encoded by the coding sequence GTGTCCAGCTCCGACATCTTCATCGGCGAGACCATCGGTACCGCCATACTCATCCTGCTCGGCGGCGGCGTCTGCGCGGCCGTCACCCTGAAGGCCTCCAAGGCCCGTAACGCCGGTTGGCTCGCCATCACCTTCGGGTGGGGTTTCGCCGTTCTGACGGCCGTCTACACCTCCGCGCCGCTCTCCGGCGCCCACCTCAACCCGGCCGTGACCCTCGCGCTCGCGCTGAAGAAGAACGGCATCGCGTGGAGCGATGTCCCGGTCTACTGGGGCGGGCAGCTGCTCGGCGCGATGATCGGCGCGGCTCTGGTCTGGGTCGCCTACTACGGCCAGTTCCACGCCCACCTCACCGACAAGGACATCGTCGGCGATCCGGCCGCGAAGGGCGCCAAGAGCAAGTCCGTCGAGGCCCGGGAGGCCGGCGCCGGCCCCGTGCTCGGCATCTTCTCCACCGGCCCCGAGGTCCGCGTCGCCTGGCAGAACGTCGCCACCGAGGTCATCGGCACCATCGTGCTCGTCCTGGCGGTCCTGACGCAGGGCCTGAACAACGACAACAAGGGTCTCGGTACTCTCGGCGCCCTGATCACCGCGCTCGTCGTGGTCGCCATCGGTCTGTCCCTCGGTGGCCCGACCGGTTACGCGATCAACCCGGCCCGTGACCTCGGTCCGCGTATCGTCCACGCCCTTCTGCCCCTGCCCAACAAGGGCGGCTCCGACTGGAGCTACGCCTGGGTCCCGGTGGTCGGCCCCCTGATCGGCGCAGCCATCGCTGCAGGCATCTACAACGTCGCCTTCGCTTGA
- the glpK gene encoding glycerol kinase GlpK, protein MTDAHTAGPFIAAIDQGTTSSRCIVFDRDGRIVSVDQKEHEQIFPKPGWVEHNATEIWTNVQEVVAGAIEKAGITREDIKAIGITNQRETTLLWDKNTGEPVHNAIVWQDTRTDALCRELGRNVGQDRFRRETGLPLASYFAGPKARWLLDNVEGLRERAEAGDILFGTMDSWVIWNLTGGVDGGKHYTDVTNASRTMLMNLHTLEWDEKIAESIGVPLNMLPEIRSSAEVYGEVTGGRLGDLLGGIPVASALGDQQAALFGQTCFEEGEAKSTYGTGTFMLLNTGEKIINSYSGLLTTVGYRIGDQKPVYALEGSIAVTGSLVQWMRDQMGLISTAAEIETLALSVEDNGGAYFVPAFSGLFAPYWRSDARGVIAGLTRYVTKAHLARAVLEATAWQTREITDAMTKDSGVELAALKVDGGMTSNNLLMQTLSDFLDAPVVRPMVAETTCLGAAYAAGLAVGFWTNTDDLRANWRRAAEWTPRMDAETRDREYKSWLKAVERTMGWLEDES, encoded by the coding sequence GTGACCGACGCCCACACCGCCGGGCCCTTCATCGCCGCCATCGACCAGGGCACCACCTCCAGCCGCTGCATCGTCTTCGACCGCGACGGACGCATCGTCTCCGTCGACCAGAAGGAGCACGAGCAGATCTTCCCGAAGCCGGGCTGGGTCGAGCACAACGCCACCGAGATCTGGACGAACGTCCAGGAGGTCGTCGCCGGGGCCATCGAGAAGGCCGGCATCACCCGCGAGGACATCAAGGCCATCGGCATCACCAACCAGCGCGAGACCACGCTGCTCTGGGACAAGAACACGGGTGAGCCCGTCCACAACGCCATCGTCTGGCAGGACACCCGCACCGACGCCCTCTGCCGTGAGCTCGGCCGCAACGTCGGCCAGGACCGCTTCCGCCGCGAGACCGGCCTGCCGCTGGCCTCGTACTTCGCCGGTCCGAAGGCCCGCTGGCTGCTGGACAACGTCGAGGGTCTGCGCGAGCGCGCCGAGGCCGGCGACATCCTCTTCGGCACCATGGACAGCTGGGTCATCTGGAACCTGACGGGCGGTGTCGACGGCGGCAAGCACTACACCGACGTCACCAACGCCTCCCGCACCATGCTGATGAACCTGCACACGCTGGAGTGGGACGAGAAGATCGCCGAGTCCATCGGCGTCCCGCTGAACATGCTGCCCGAGATCCGCTCCTCCGCCGAGGTGTACGGCGAGGTCACCGGCGGCAGGCTCGGCGACCTGCTCGGCGGCATCCCGGTCGCCTCCGCGCTCGGCGACCAGCAGGCGGCCCTGTTCGGCCAGACCTGCTTCGAGGAGGGCGAGGCCAAGTCCACGTACGGCACCGGCACGTTCATGCTGCTGAACACCGGTGAGAAGATCATCAACTCCTACAGCGGCCTGCTGACCACGGTCGGCTATCGGATCGGCGACCAGAAGCCGGTCTACGCGCTGGAGGGCTCGATCGCCGTCACCGGTTCGCTGGTGCAGTGGATGCGCGACCAGATGGGCCTCATCTCCACCGCCGCCGAGATCGAGACGCTGGCGCTCTCGGTCGAGGACAACGGCGGTGCCTACTTCGTGCCGGCCTTCTCCGGCCTGTTCGCCCCGTACTGGCGCTCCGACGCCCGCGGTGTGATCGCCGGTCTCACCCGGTACGTCACCAAGGCGCACCTCGCGCGCGCCGTCCTGGAGGCCACCGCCTGGCAGACCCGTGAGATCACGGACGCCATGACCAAGGACTCGGGCGTCGAGCTCGCGGCCCTCAAGGTCGACGGCGGCATGACCTCCAACAACCTGCTGATGCAGACCCTCTCGGACTTCCTCGACGCCCCCGTGGTGCGCCCGATGGTCGCCGAGACCACCTGCCTCGGTGCCGCCTACGCCGCCGGTCTCGCCGTCGGCTTCTGGACCAACACCGACGACCTGCGCGCCAACTGGCGACGGGCCGCCGAGTGGACGCCCCGCATGGACGCGGAGACCCGCGACCGTGAGTACAAGAGCTGGCTCAAGGCCGTCGAGCGGACCATGGGCTGGCTCGAGGACGAGAGCTGA
- a CDS encoding glycerol-3-phosphate dehydrogenase/oxidase, protein MTSQTTLQTLPALGTRPASGSNPSRAETREQLAKASYDLLVIGGGILGISTAWHAAQAGLRVALVDAGDFAGATSSASSKLLHGGLRYLQTGAVKLVAENHFERRAVSRQVAPHLANPLTFYLPVYKGGPHGAAKLGAGVFAYSALSAFGDGVGHLLSPSKAAQDVPELRTDNLKAVAVYGDDQMNDSRMALMTVRAAVESGAVVLNHAEVTGLRFTKGRVTGAELRDRLSGDEFGVSARLVLNATGPWVDHLRRMENPDAAPSIRLSKGAHLVLKRTAPWKAALATPIDKYRITFALPWEDMLLLGTTDEVYEGDPADVAVNDKDIAQILDEAAFSIRDQQLDRDLITYSFAGLRVLPGGPGDTAKAKRETVVTEGRGGMLSVAGGKWTTFRHIGRTIMKKLEALPGHPLGEDFEPVASLPKKLPLPGVANPRAVAHRLLVDRPAPGPRMGADTARHLATHYGSLAFDIARLANENPELGERVHPDAPEIWAQVVYARDTEWAETADDVLRRRTTLTIRGLATDEVRTKVQDLLDKK, encoded by the coding sequence ATGACCAGTCAGACCACCCTGCAGACCCTGCCTGCCCTGGGGACGCGCCCGGCGTCCGGCTCGAACCCGAGCCGTGCCGAGACCCGGGAGCAGCTCGCCAAGGCGTCGTACGACCTTCTCGTGATCGGCGGCGGCATCCTGGGCATCTCCACCGCCTGGCATGCCGCGCAGGCCGGGCTCAGGGTGGCGCTGGTCGACGCCGGCGACTTCGCCGGCGCCACCTCCTCCGCCTCCTCCAAACTGCTCCACGGCGGTCTGCGCTATCTGCAGACCGGCGCGGTGAAGCTGGTGGCGGAGAACCACTTCGAGCGCCGTGCGGTGTCCCGCCAGGTGGCCCCCCACCTGGCGAACCCGCTCACGTTCTACCTCCCCGTGTACAAGGGCGGGCCGCACGGCGCGGCGAAGCTCGGGGCGGGCGTCTTCGCCTACTCCGCGCTGTCGGCCTTCGGTGACGGCGTGGGCCATCTGCTCTCGCCGTCGAAGGCCGCGCAGGACGTGCCCGAGCTGCGCACCGACAACCTCAAGGCCGTGGCCGTGTACGGCGACGACCAGATGAACGACTCCCGGATGGCCCTGATGACGGTCCGCGCGGCCGTCGAGTCGGGTGCCGTCGTCCTGAACCACGCCGAGGTCACCGGGCTGCGGTTCACCAAGGGCCGGGTGACCGGTGCCGAGCTGCGCGACCGACTCTCCGGCGACGAGTTCGGCGTGAGCGCCCGGCTGGTGCTGAACGCGACCGGGCCGTGGGTCGACCACCTGCGCAGAATGGAGAACCCGGACGCGGCGCCGTCCATCCGGCTGTCCAAGGGCGCGCACCTGGTGCTGAAGCGGACGGCTCCGTGGAAGGCCGCGCTCGCCACCCCGATCGACAAGTACCGCATCACCTTCGCCCTCCCCTGGGAGGACATGCTGCTGCTCGGCACGACCGACGAGGTGTACGAGGGCGACCCGGCGGACGTGGCCGTCAACGACAAGGACATAGCCCAGATCCTGGACGAGGCCGCGTTCTCCATCCGGGACCAGCAGCTCGACCGTGACCTGATCACGTACTCCTTCGCCGGTCTGCGGGTGCTGCCGGGCGGTCCCGGTGACACCGCGAAGGCCAAGCGCGAGACGGTCGTCACCGAGGGCCGGGGCGGCATGCTGTCCGTGGCGGGCGGCAAGTGGACGACCTTCCGGCACATCGGCCGCACGATCATGAAGAAGCTGGAGGCGCTGCCGGGGCACCCCCTGGGTGAGGACTTCGAGCCGGTCGCCTCACTGCCGAAGAAGCTGCCGCTGCCGGGGGTCGCCAACCCGCGCGCGGTCGCCCACCGGCTCCTCGTCGACCGCCCGGCGCCCGGCCCCCGCATGGGCGCCGACACAGCGCGGCACCTGGCCACGCACTACGGGTCGCTGGCCTTCGACATCGCCCGTCTCGCCAACGAGAACCCCGAGCTGGGCGAGCGCGTCCACCCGGACGCCCCCGAGATCTGGGCGCAGGTCGTCTACGCCCGTGACACCGAGTGGGCCGAGACGGCCGACGACGTGCTGCGGCGCCGGACGACGCTGACGATACGGGGGCTGGCGACGGACGAGGTCCGCACGAAGGTCCAGGACCTGCTCGACAAGAAGTGA
- a CDS encoding SMI1/KNR4 family protein, whose translation MDIDQADPVELAALREAFAVDDGGASALGWAAVHAFEAEHAVVLPEPYRTFVAEISDGSLQGPPEYGLMGLAELPSDWGNDGADRALDKPFPLTASWLWEEDEGPYEDPDAVLEAVFDHGSIVLGTDGCAMNWHLVVTGPHRGHIWHVTDVGALPFGAEFGQTTSAPGFAGWVAHWAAGKEWFDAESAEW comes from the coding sequence ATGGACATCGATCAGGCCGACCCGGTCGAGCTGGCCGCCCTGCGCGAGGCGTTCGCCGTGGACGACGGCGGGGCGTCGGCGCTCGGCTGGGCCGCGGTGCACGCCTTCGAGGCGGAGCACGCGGTGGTGCTCCCGGAGCCGTACCGCACGTTCGTCGCGGAGATCTCCGACGGCTCGCTCCAGGGGCCGCCGGAGTACGGGCTCATGGGGCTGGCCGAGCTGCCGTCCGACTGGGGGAACGACGGAGCCGACCGGGCCCTGGACAAGCCGTTCCCGCTCACCGCGTCCTGGCTGTGGGAGGAGGACGAGGGGCCGTACGAGGATCCGGACGCCGTCCTCGAAGCGGTCTTCGACCATGGCTCGATCGTGCTCGGTACGGACGGGTGCGCCATGAACTGGCACCTTGTCGTCACCGGCCCTCACCGGGGACACATATGGCACGTCACCGATGTGGGTGCCCTGCCGTTCGGCGCGGAGTTCGGGCAGACGACCTCCGCGCCCGGCTTCGCCGGCTGGGTGGCGCACTGGGCCGCGGGCAAGGAGTGGTTCGACGCCGAGTCAGCCGAGTGGTGA
- the mtnK gene encoding S-methyl-5-thioribose kinase: MGYRILETDDIPAYLRERGHWEDLDDITVREVSDGNVNRVFLASNAAGTRGLALKQALPWVRVAGPSWPLSPERADAEARAYEQLAKVAPDEIPGIHGYDPENHALVMEDLSDLEVLRTLLNEGASYGPHTSPQIGRLVARLSFATSDFGMESADRKALLAASVNAELCKITEDVVLSEPYIEHEHNHWHPGLDDLAAAFRADTVLRTEVADLRHVFMTSAQALLHGDLHSGSVMVGTREGRHVVRVFDPEFSFVGPIGFDLGLYWANALVSEERARALGTLTDHGDQLRLSWEAFETEFRRLWPTRVDTFFDDAYLDRFLRRVWTESLGFAGTELVRRVIGFAHLTDLTTLDDPAPASRRALLLGRELIVRRTELTSPEAVRDLVASPLG, from the coding sequence ATGGGCTACCGCATCCTGGAGACCGACGACATCCCCGCGTACCTGCGTGAGCGGGGCCACTGGGAGGACCTGGACGACATCACCGTCCGCGAGGTCTCGGACGGCAACGTCAACCGCGTCTTCCTCGCCTCGAACGCCGCAGGCACCCGCGGTCTCGCGCTCAAGCAGGCCCTGCCCTGGGTCCGCGTCGCCGGCCCGTCCTGGCCGCTGAGCCCCGAGCGCGCCGACGCCGAGGCCCGCGCGTACGAGCAACTCGCCAAGGTCGCCCCCGACGAGATCCCCGGGATCCACGGCTACGACCCCGAGAACCACGCCCTCGTCATGGAGGACCTCTCCGACCTGGAGGTCCTGCGCACCCTCCTCAACGAGGGCGCGTCGTACGGACCGCACACCTCACCCCAGATCGGCCGCCTCGTCGCCCGGCTCTCCTTCGCCACCAGCGACTTCGGCATGGAGTCAGCCGACCGCAAGGCGCTGCTCGCCGCCTCGGTCAACGCCGAGCTGTGCAAGATCACCGAGGATGTCGTCCTCTCCGAGCCGTACATCGAGCACGAGCACAACCACTGGCACCCGGGGCTGGACGACCTGGCCGCCGCCTTCCGCGCGGACACCGTCCTGCGCACCGAGGTCGCCGACCTCCGCCATGTCTTCATGACGAGCGCGCAGGCCCTCCTGCACGGCGACCTCCACTCGGGCAGCGTCATGGTCGGGACACGCGAAGGCCGCCATGTCGTCCGGGTTTTCGACCCCGAGTTCTCCTTCGTCGGCCCCATCGGCTTCGACCTCGGCCTGTACTGGGCCAACGCGCTCGTCTCCGAGGAACGGGCCCGCGCCCTGGGTACCCTCACCGACCACGGCGACCAGCTCCGCCTCTCCTGGGAGGCGTTCGAGACCGAGTTCCGCCGCCTCTGGCCGACCCGCGTCGACACCTTCTTCGACGACGCCTACCTGGACCGCTTCCTGCGCCGCGTCTGGACGGAGTCCCTGGGCTTCGCCGGCACCGAACTCGTCCGCCGCGTCATCGGCTTCGCCCATCTGACGGACCTGACCACCCTGGACGACCCGGCCCCGGCCTCCCGCCGCGCCCTGCTCCTGGGCCGCGAACTCATCGTCCGCCGTACGGAACTGACCTCACCCGAGGCCGTACGCGACCTCGTGGCCTCACCACTCGGCTGA